A window of Leptospira stimsonii contains these coding sequences:
- the lcpA gene encoding complement regulator-acquiring protein LcpA, with the protein MYKILQKTNSFLFIFFSILMIQCAPSKLEIASVTLCDHFNRMGECLEPVEKNHHYKVEIPNVKKPDTWEKFANYLYFHARETPGFILRFNRKLLPSEAKAIKDSYFATMSLSGTVERMEGFEMGEDWIGSFQYLGSMIKEKLKKENRLGSFPYTNTIFPAEVEFKFNSSLFEGEEKTKINLSFTVLPPEK; encoded by the coding sequence ATGTACAAAATATTACAAAAAACTAATTCTTTTCTTTTTATTTTTTTCTCGATTTTAATGATTCAGTGCGCCCCCTCTAAATTGGAAATCGCTTCGGTCACTCTCTGTGATCATTTCAATCGAATGGGAGAATGCTTGGAGCCCGTTGAAAAAAACCATCACTACAAAGTTGAAATCCCGAACGTAAAGAAGCCGGATACCTGGGAAAAGTTTGCGAATTATCTGTACTTTCACGCAAGGGAAACTCCGGGTTTTATTCTCCGCTTTAATCGCAAATTACTTCCTTCGGAAGCAAAGGCGATCAAGGATTCTTACTTCGCGACGATGAGTCTTTCCGGAACCGTGGAGAGAATGGAAGGATTTGAGATGGGAGAGGATTGGATCGGATCCTTTCAGTATTTAGGATCGATGATCAAGGAAAAACTCAAAAAAGAAAACCGACTTGGATCCTTTCCTTATACGAATACGATCTTTCCTGCCGAAGTGGAATTCAAATTCAACTCTTCTCTTTTCGAGGGAGAAGAGAAGACAAAGATCAATTTGAGTTTTACCGTACTTCCGCCTGAGAAATGA
- a CDS encoding DUF4416 family protein, with product MNSSKKKPLEKEKLTKPPGASFFIVIAYEDAEMFYSIKARTEKKFSATLYESNPMPTWKDPEADLWNQFPGRHTKILSFKRRIHREELPSIQKECLAIQNAALEKDSGIRIFPGYLCSHSVVMASIRDDFHRIYLFNGVYAETVYNYQKQKMVSRETSPPFFKTPEAIYFFTSLRESYVQNITKN from the coding sequence ATGAATTCCTCCAAAAAGAAACCTCTTGAAAAAGAAAAGCTGACCAAACCTCCCGGCGCCTCCTTCTTTATTGTAATCGCGTATGAAGACGCGGAAATGTTTTATTCGATCAAGGCAAGGACCGAAAAAAAATTCTCGGCGACCTTATATGAAAGCAATCCGATGCCTACTTGGAAGGATCCGGAAGCCGACCTCTGGAATCAATTTCCGGGAAGACATACGAAAATTCTTTCTTTCAAAAGGAGAATCCACCGAGAAGAACTTCCTTCGATCCAGAAAGAATGTCTCGCGATTCAGAATGCGGCCCTTGAAAAAGACAGCGGAATTCGGATCTTTCCAGGTTATCTTTGCAGTCACTCGGTCGTAATGGCGTCCATTCGGGATGATTTTCATAGAATTTATCTTTTTAACGGGGTTTATGCAGAAACCGTTTACAACTACCAGAAACAAAAGATGGTGAGTCGTGAAACTTCCCCTCCTTTTTTTAAGACGCCCGAAGCGATTTATTTTTTTACGAGCCTGAGAGAATCTTATGTACAAAATATTACAAAAAACTAA
- a CDS encoding YheT family hydrolase translates to MSPEPFKPKRFLKGKHLQTVYSTFFPPTNHLRTTYYVEDILIQLSDGSGDAVWLEHNPPLQHYSSPTPKWNGTYIVMIHGMEGTSDSSYLVALAQSALQRGYGCIRMNLRNCGRGQGFSKGTYNIGQTKDVQDVIDFVWEKLSHRIFLSGFSLSASLVLKYLGERRNHKVEAFSSTNPPLDLLKGCEFIDSAEGRFYRDRFVSEFRKKIKNKIIQLPPELEKNAFETKTFFDFDDLVTAPFFGYRGALDYYQDCSSKHYIPEIRHPGIVIHSEDDPVVPPFDWEKIGWENLPHIQTILTPKGGHVGFLTDPTPEIPDGRWLNKIILDYFDSKVKSGS, encoded by the coding sequence ATGAGTCCTGAACCTTTCAAACCGAAACGTTTTCTAAAAGGCAAACACCTTCAGACCGTCTATAGCACTTTTTTTCCGCCTACAAATCACCTGAGGACGACCTATTACGTCGAAGACATTCTCATTCAATTGAGCGATGGTTCCGGAGACGCAGTGTGGCTCGAACACAATCCTCCTTTACAACACTATTCTTCTCCTACACCGAAATGGAACGGAACTTATATCGTGATGATCCACGGGATGGAGGGAACCTCGGACAGTTCTTATCTCGTCGCTCTCGCGCAGAGCGCACTGCAGAGGGGTTACGGGTGTATTCGGATGAATCTCCGAAACTGCGGAAGAGGACAAGGTTTTTCAAAAGGAACGTATAACATCGGTCAGACGAAGGACGTTCAAGACGTGATCGATTTCGTTTGGGAAAAACTTTCCCATCGGATTTTTCTCTCCGGATTCTCCCTTTCCGCGAGTCTGGTACTAAAATATCTTGGAGAAAGAAGAAACCACAAAGTGGAAGCCTTCTCTTCCACAAACCCTCCTCTCGATCTTTTGAAAGGTTGCGAGTTTATCGACTCCGCAGAAGGAAGATTTTATCGGGATCGTTTCGTTTCCGAGTTTCGAAAGAAGATTAAGAATAAGATCATACAGCTTCCTCCCGAACTCGAGAAGAACGCTTTTGAGACGAAGACGTTCTTTGATTTCGACGATCTTGTGACTGCTCCTTTTTTCGGTTATCGTGGCGCTTTGGATTACTATCAAGATTGTTCGAGTAAACACTATATACCGGAAATCCGTCACCCTGGAATCGTCATTCATTCAGAGGACGATCCTGTCGTTCCTCCCTTTGATTGGGAGAAAATCGGATGGGAGAATTTGCCGCATATCCAGACGATCCTCACTCCCAAAGGGGGTCACGTTGGATTCTTAACCGATCCAACTCCGGAAATTCCGGATGGAAGGTGGTTGAATAAAATTATTCTGGATTATTTCGATTCGAAAGTAAAATCTGGAAGCTGA
- a CDS encoding ATP-dependent Clp protease proteolytic subunit, with product MPETEKIQEVFEELTGSKISKNFLDHRKIFLWGPVTDESSKDLVGKLLYLEMKDPGKPITFFINSPGGVVTSGMTVFDTIQMITSPVHTVCMGMAASMGSVLLAAGKKGERSIWPNGKVMIHQPSIGGQIVAPATDLKIHAEEILKTKAKLNQILADACGHPVSKLEEDTDRDYYMDAEEALKYGIVDKLATKIDFS from the coding sequence ATGCCAGAAACAGAAAAAATCCAGGAAGTATTCGAAGAACTCACAGGAAGTAAAATTTCTAAAAATTTCCTCGACCACAGAAAGATTTTTCTCTGGGGTCCGGTAACCGACGAATCGTCCAAGGACTTGGTCGGAAAACTCCTTTATCTGGAAATGAAAGATCCAGGAAAACCAATCACGTTTTTTATCAATAGTCCCGGCGGTGTTGTCACTTCCGGTATGACCGTATTTGATACGATCCAGATGATCACTTCTCCGGTTCATACCGTTTGTATGGGAATGGCGGCTTCTATGGGTTCCGTTCTTCTTGCGGCTGGAAAAAAAGGAGAACGTTCGATTTGGCCGAACGGAAAAGTGATGATTCACCAACCGAGCATCGGCGGACAAATCGTAGCTCCCGCTACCGATTTAAAAATCCACGCAGAAGAAATTCTAAAAACGAAAGCCAAGTTGAATCAGATTCTCGCGGACGCTTGCGGACATCCCGTTTCCAAACTCGAAGAAGATACGGATCGCGACTATTATATGGACGCGGAAGAAGCTCTTAAATACGGAATCGTAGATAAACTCGCGACTAAAATCGACTTTAGTTGA
- a CDS encoding septum formation initiator family protein, translated as MTSLSTKVFWFSCFLSGLFYFIVLGESGIVVRSQLEESLASLQLDVERLSYENRQLEEKQRILKNDQVALEREARRFYLLSENAQIIKFRETENVSELKPVLASRLNAFRPGKQFPVPPIQFIRIFYAIFVSFTCIGVFIKMRKKKLDFSNN; from the coding sequence ATGACTTCTCTTTCGACAAAAGTCTTTTGGTTCTCTTGTTTTCTCTCGGGACTCTTCTATTTTATCGTCCTGGGAGAATCGGGGATCGTAGTACGTTCCCAACTGGAAGAATCTCTCGCTTCGCTCCAGTTGGACGTGGAAAGACTTTCCTATGAGAATAGACAGTTGGAAGAGAAACAAAGGATTCTAAAAAACGATCAAGTGGCCCTCGAAAGAGAGGCCCGAAGATTCTATCTTTTGAGCGAGAATGCGCAGATCATAAAATTCAGGGAAACGGAGAACGTTTCCGAGTTAAAACCCGTTCTCGCTTCCAGACTCAATGCGTTTCGGCCCGGGAAACAATTTCCGGTTCCACCGATCCAATTTATTCGGATTTTCTACGCAATCTTTGTTAGTTTTACTTGTATTGGAGTTTTCATAAAAATGAGGAAGAAGAAACTGGACTTTAGCAACAACTAA
- the eno gene encoding phosphopyruvate hydratase: MSHNSQIQKIHAREIIDSRGNPTVEVDVTLADGSFGRAAVPSGASTGEYEAVELRDGDKHRYLGKGVLKAVEHVNVRIQEVLKGEDALDQNRIDQLMLDADGTKNKGKLGANAILGTSLAVAKASASYSKLPLYRYIGGNFARELPVPMMNIINGGAHADNNVDFQEFMILPVGAKSFREGLRMGAEVFHSLKGVLKSKNLNTAVGDEGGFAPNLTSNVEAIEVILQAIEKAGYKPEKDVLLGLDAASSEFYDKSKKKYVLGAENNKEFSSSELVDYYANLVSKYPIITIEDGLDENDWEGWKLLSEKLGKKIQLVGDDLFVTNIEKLSKGIASGVGNSILIKVNQIGSLSETLASIEMAKKAKYTNVVSHRSGETEDVTISHIAVATNAGQIKTGSLSRTDRIAKYNELLRIEEELGKSAIYKGRETFYNL, encoded by the coding sequence ATGTCTCATAACTCTCAAATTCAAAAAATACACGCTCGGGAAATCATCGACTCCCGCGGAAATCCAACCGTAGAAGTGGACGTAACCTTGGCGGACGGCTCCTTTGGTAGAGCCGCGGTTCCTTCCGGAGCTTCAACCGGAGAATACGAAGCCGTAGAACTCAGAGACGGCGACAAACACCGTTATCTCGGAAAAGGAGTTCTGAAAGCCGTAGAACACGTAAACGTAAGAATCCAGGAAGTTCTCAAAGGCGAAGACGCACTGGATCAAAATCGAATCGATCAATTGATGCTCGACGCGGACGGGACCAAAAACAAGGGAAAACTCGGAGCCAATGCGATCCTCGGAACGTCACTCGCCGTTGCCAAGGCGTCCGCGTCTTATTCCAAACTTCCGCTTTACCGTTATATTGGAGGAAATTTCGCGAGAGAACTTCCTGTTCCAATGATGAACATCATCAACGGCGGAGCGCACGCTGACAACAACGTCGACTTTCAGGAATTTATGATTCTTCCCGTGGGAGCCAAAAGTTTCCGGGAAGGACTCCGAATGGGAGCCGAAGTATTCCATTCTTTAAAAGGTGTGCTCAAAAGTAAGAATCTGAACACGGCCGTCGGTGACGAAGGCGGCTTTGCTCCCAACCTCACGAGCAACGTGGAAGCGATCGAAGTCATTCTTCAGGCGATCGAAAAAGCAGGTTATAAACCGGAAAAGGACGTTTTATTGGGTTTGGACGCGGCTTCTTCCGAGTTTTACGACAAAAGCAAAAAGAAATACGTTCTCGGTGCCGAAAATAATAAAGAGTTCTCCAGTTCCGAATTGGTAGATTATTATGCGAATTTGGTCTCCAAATATCCGATCATTACGATCGAAGACGGTTTGGACGAAAACGACTGGGAAGGCTGGAAACTTCTTTCCGAAAAATTAGGAAAGAAAATTCAGCTTGTAGGAGACGATCTCTTTGTTACAAACATAGAGAAACTTTCCAAAGGAATCGCTTCCGGAGTCGGTAACTCGATCCTGATCAAAGTAAATCAGATCGGTTCCCTTTCCGAAACTCTCGCTTCGATCGAAATGGCCAAAAAAGCCAAATATACGAACGTCGTGAGCCACCGGAGCGGGGAAACCGAAGACGTTACGATCTCTCATATCGCGGTTGCGACTAACGCGGGACAGATCAAGACGGGTTCTCTTTCCAGAACGGATCGAATTGCAAAATACAACGAACTTCTTCGAATCGAGGAAGAACTCGGAAAATCGGCGATTTACAAAGGTAGGGAGACTTTTTACAATCTTTAA
- a CDS encoding DUF6989 domain-containing protein, whose translation MKLSEKHVLGFHIVFTIIACIILFSPGNLSTGWRMFCIVLVYNAGLPLFSSIWTHERWMDLWFFLLPLSFFQVFPDWFLSQVIGSLEFPADGFPKIGTVSGYMAGLWVIPLFLSTFLSIRYRKRVPDAPAIQSYLIGGLVAFLIFLGSEEFSYLIPVWFAKNVFMIGHVAVYVLIPEFILGAFTAYAYHRTEYAFLPEKILWAFLTMCVYLGALAFFFLIMEGTCKIPNPV comes from the coding sequence ATGAAACTCTCCGAAAAACACGTCTTAGGTTTTCACATCGTCTTTACGATCATTGCTTGTATCATTCTTTTTAGTCCCGGAAATCTTTCCACAGGCTGGAGAATGTTCTGTATCGTACTTGTCTATAACGCGGGACTTCCGCTGTTTTCCAGTATCTGGACACACGAACGTTGGATGGATCTCTGGTTTTTTCTTCTACCCTTAAGTTTCTTTCAGGTCTTTCCCGATTGGTTTCTATCTCAGGTGATAGGCTCTTTAGAATTTCCCGCGGACGGATTTCCTAAGATCGGAACGGTCTCGGGTTATATGGCGGGTCTCTGGGTGATTCCTCTGTTTCTTTCCACGTTTCTCTCGATCCGTTATCGGAAAAGAGTTCCGGACGCTCCTGCGATTCAGAGTTATCTGATCGGAGGTTTGGTCGCCTTTTTGATTTTCTTGGGTTCGGAAGAATTTTCTTATCTGATACCGGTCTGGTTCGCGAAGAATGTTTTTATGATCGGGCACGTTGCCGTTTACGTTCTGATTCCCGAATTCATTCTCGGAGCGTTTACCGCGTATGCGTATCACAGAACGGAATACGCTTTTCTTCCGGAGAAAATTCTCTGGGCCTTTTTGACGATGTGCGTCTATTTGGGAGCGCTCGCCTTTTTCTTTTTGATCATGGAAGGAACCTGTAAAATTCCGAATCCGGTTTGA
- the blaOXA gene encoding class D beta-lactamase, producing the protein MDLCSFLVPENPLLLRLERIYLRASKPMILRIEFFLPRGGLFFIVWIFLFSFSFCKSVSEVDRTFNSSGKKGTLIISSLDGSKEWIHDQRRSEERFLPASTFKIPNTLIALQEKIVSDENFVFRWNGTRTDVEDWNQDQTLKSAFQRSCVWCYQELAVEVGLKKYETYLQKMEYGNLKTGKDVRTFWLEGDLRISAREQIDFLKKLYLRKFAFDSKNYEILKKIFLVGSGSDSSFFAKTGWAQSVPSIGWYVGYLETKTEVWFFALNLDVGEKKDLALRKEIVLQSFKDLGLISEASPKF; encoded by the coding sequence ATGGATCTTTGTTCTTTTCTTGTTCCCGAGAACCCCTTGCTTTTGAGATTGGAAAGAATATATCTTAGAGCCTCGAAACCGATGATTTTAAGAATCGAGTTCTTTCTTCCGCGAGGCGGATTGTTTTTTATCGTATGGATTTTTCTTTTCTCCTTTTCGTTTTGTAAGTCCGTTTCTGAAGTCGATCGAACTTTTAATTCTTCCGGAAAGAAGGGAACTCTGATCATCAGTTCTCTGGACGGGAGCAAAGAATGGATTCACGATCAAAGGCGTTCGGAAGAGCGATTTTTACCAGCTTCTACTTTTAAGATTCCGAATACGCTGATTGCTCTTCAGGAAAAAATCGTTTCCGACGAGAATTTTGTATTTCGTTGGAACGGAACTCGCACCGACGTGGAAGATTGGAACCAAGATCAGACTCTCAAGAGTGCGTTTCAAAGAAGTTGCGTTTGGTGTTACCAAGAATTGGCGGTCGAAGTCGGTTTAAAAAAATACGAAACGTATTTGCAAAAAATGGAATATGGGAATTTGAAAACCGGAAAGGATGTGAGAACATTCTGGCTGGAAGGTGATTTGAGAATATCTGCAAGGGAACAGATCGACTTTTTAAAAAAACTCTATCTGCGAAAATTCGCTTTCGATTCTAAAAACTATGAAATTCTGAAAAAGATTTTTCTGGTTGGAAGCGGATCGGATTCTTCTTTCTTTGCCAAAACCGGTTGGGCGCAGTCCGTTCCTTCCATCGGATGGTATGTAGGTTATCTGGAAACCAAAACGGAAGTTTGGTTTTTCGCGCTCAACCTCGATGTCGGCGAGAAAAAAGATCTCGCGCTCCGTAAGGAAATCGTGTTGCAGAGTTTCAAAGACCTCGGACTGATTTCGGAAGCTTCTCCGAAATTCTAG
- the lepA gene encoding translation elongation factor 4, whose translation MNVQQKFIRNFSIIAHIDHGKSTLADRLLEIGHVTNDRTKKDQILDSMDIERERGITIKANNATFDYLAEDGHTYTMNLLDTPGHVDFTYEVSRSLKACEGVLLIVDASQGVEAQTLANLYLAMEQDLAIVPVMNKIDLPAADVEKTKIQIEESLGLDADKAVAISAKTGLNVKAVLEEITKQIPAPQGDPDGPLKALIYDSYFDPYMGVVIKIRVFDGRIKKGDRFLIMSTGKDFTVNEVGINRITLTPTESLGAGEVGYLIAGIKKVSDAKTGDTITLFSNPTKESIPGYKEAKPMVFSGLYPINGEQFDELVDAIEKLKLNDAALVFEKESSMALGFGFRVGYLGLLHMEIVQERLEREFNLDLITTAPSVKYIIRKKNGEVEEVDNPSRFPDPISMESTEEPYVKATIITPNEYVGNIMALANDKRGIQLDTVYLTQDKVQLTYELPLAELIFEFYDKLKSFTRGYASLDYEPSGYKVSQLVKMDILVNAEPVDALSMIVHRSKAEQRGREIIEKLKDLIPRHQFMIPIQAAVGGKILARESISALRKNVTAKCYGGDITRKKKLLEKQKEGKKRMKQIGNVEIPQEAFLAVLKTSN comes from the coding sequence ATGAATGTTCAACAGAAATTTATTCGTAACTTTTCCATCATTGCCCATATCGATCACGGGAAATCCACTCTGGCAGACAGACTTTTAGAGATCGGTCACGTAACGAACGATAGAACCAAAAAAGACCAGATTCTGGATTCCATGGATATCGAAAGAGAAAGGGGAATCACGATCAAGGCCAATAACGCGACCTTTGATTATCTTGCCGAAGACGGTCATACATATACGATGAATCTCTTGGATACTCCGGGACACGTTGACTTTACGTACGAAGTCTCTCGTTCTCTCAAAGCCTGCGAGGGAGTTCTTCTGATTGTGGACGCAAGTCAAGGAGTCGAGGCCCAGACTCTCGCGAATCTCTATCTCGCAATGGAACAAGATCTTGCGATCGTCCCCGTGATGAATAAGATCGATCTTCCCGCCGCCGATGTGGAAAAAACGAAAATTCAAATCGAAGAAAGTCTGGGGCTCGATGCGGACAAGGCAGTCGCAATCTCCGCAAAGACGGGACTCAACGTAAAGGCCGTCCTGGAAGAAATTACAAAACAAATTCCTGCGCCGCAAGGAGATCCGGATGGACCTCTGAAGGCACTCATCTATGATTCTTATTTCGATCCTTATATGGGAGTCGTCATCAAGATTCGGGTATTCGATGGAAGAATCAAAAAAGGTGATCGATTTCTCATCATGAGCACCGGAAAAGATTTTACCGTCAACGAAGTAGGAATCAATCGTATCACTCTCACCCCAACCGAAAGTTTGGGAGCGGGAGAAGTGGGCTATTTGATCGCGGGTATCAAAAAAGTTTCCGATGCAAAGACGGGAGACACAATCACACTTTTTTCCAATCCGACAAAGGAATCGATCCCCGGTTACAAAGAAGCGAAGCCAATGGTTTTTTCCGGACTCTATCCGATCAACGGAGAACAGTTCGACGAGCTCGTGGACGCGATCGAAAAACTGAAACTCAACGACGCAGCGCTCGTCTTTGAGAAAGAAAGCTCGATGGCGCTCGGTTTCGGATTTCGCGTGGGATATCTCGGTCTTCTTCACATGGAAATTGTCCAGGAACGTTTGGAGAGAGAATTCAATCTCGATCTGATCACGACGGCTCCTTCCGTAAAATACATCATTCGTAAAAAGAACGGGGAAGTCGAAGAGGTGGACAATCCTTCTCGTTTTCCGGATCCGATCTCCATGGAATCCACGGAAGAACCCTACGTAAAAGCGACGATCATCACTCCGAACGAATACGTCGGAAATATCATGGCGCTCGCCAACGACAAACGGGGGATTCAATTGGATACGGTATATCTTACCCAGGACAAGGTTCAACTGACGTATGAACTTCCTCTCGCAGAACTTATATTCGAATTTTATGATAAACTCAAGTCCTTTACGAGAGGCTACGCGTCTCTGGATTATGAACCTTCCGGTTATAAGGTATCTCAACTCGTAAAGATGGATATCCTCGTAAACGCCGAGCCAGTGGACGCTCTTTCTATGATTGTCCATCGATCCAAAGCGGAGCAAAGAGGGAGAGAAATCATTGAGAAGTTAAAGGATCTCATTCCGAGACACCAGTTTATGATTCCGATCCAAGCCGCGGTCGGAGGAAAAATTCTTGCGAGAGAAAGTATTTCCGCACTTCGCAAAAACGTTACCGCTAAGTGTTATGGCGGAGACATCACTCGGAAGAAAAAACTTTTAGAGAAACAGAAAGAAGGGAAAAAGCGGATGAAGCAGATTGGAAACGTGGAAATTCCGCAAGAAGCGTTCCTTGCGGTTTTGAAAACGAGCAATTAG
- a CDS encoding DUF1640 domain-containing protein, protein MDLSFLPVYSLLLSVIVGLGALFSFLRFFWKDIKVEFKELSTELKSEIRDVRLESKTDNQSLRSEFLHSYSELKTNLSELRTELKSDSREIRTEVKFDFTELRKEWKNDFLRIDKNIFYLRKRMDVLVDSLALRFLSSNALGEPKKQV, encoded by the coding sequence ATGGATCTCTCTTTCCTTCCTGTATATTCGCTTCTTTTGTCGGTGATCGTCGGTCTTGGAGCTCTTTTTAGTTTCCTTCGTTTCTTTTGGAAGGATATCAAAGTTGAATTTAAAGAACTTAGCACCGAATTGAAATCCGAAATTCGGGATGTTCGTTTGGAATCCAAAACGGATAATCAAAGTTTACGATCGGAATTCTTGCATTCTTACTCCGAATTAAAAACGAATCTCTCTGAACTTCGAACGGAATTAAAATCCGATAGCCGCGAAATTCGAACCGAGGTAAAATTCGATTTCACTGAACTTCGTAAGGAATGGAAGAACGATTTTCTAAGAATTGATAAAAACATTTTTTATCTTAGAAAGAGAATGGATGTGCTCGTTGACAGTTTGGCCTTACGCTTTCTTTCTTCTAACGCCCTTGGTGAACCGAAAAAACAAGTTTGA
- a CDS encoding 1-aminocyclopropane-1-carboxylate deaminase: MRNAELFVARDDALAMGMGTKFRKFFGIHSTLEKYKTTNVILQGELHSNALAAFSFFFRNFGYRIETIAYARNRERTTANSIFVKRNSHSLEIFNSRNEWKERVGRISKEKEGMFLLPEYGFLSEASNSLDTLWEGIPFSQFDFLVLDIGSGLTWLSANRFFQNSIPILGISVGLPKKKMISWLKEKKESLGHTEYEIAEERILEFRSSQGFGFRDIRILEYCKEFYAEYGIPIESLYSGKSLFEIQTRCESGELKGKVLYLHQGGLWNFLDLFLPSQKNL, from the coding sequence ATGCGAAATGCTGAGCTTTTTGTCGCGCGGGATGATGCCCTCGCTATGGGTATGGGGACCAAGTTTCGTAAGTTTTTCGGAATTCATTCTACATTAGAAAAATATAAAACCACCAATGTGATTCTGCAAGGTGAATTGCATAGTAATGCGTTGGCCGCCTTCTCGTTTTTCTTTCGAAATTTCGGGTATCGGATCGAAACGATTGCTTACGCGAGAAATCGAGAACGGACAACTGCTAATTCCATATTTGTAAAAAGGAATTCTCATTCTTTAGAGATTTTTAATTCCAGAAATGAATGGAAGGAGAGGGTGGGCCGGATTTCCAAAGAAAAAGAAGGAATGTTTTTGTTGCCTGAGTATGGATTTTTATCCGAAGCTTCGAATTCTCTTGATACTCTTTGGGAAGGGATTCCTTTTTCGCAATTTGATTTTTTGGTTTTAGACATTGGTTCGGGTTTAACTTGGTTGTCCGCAAATCGTTTTTTTCAAAACTCCATTCCGATCCTTGGGATCTCTGTGGGTCTTCCGAAGAAAAAGATGATTTCCTGGTTGAAAGAAAAGAAAGAGTCTTTGGGACACACCGAATATGAGATTGCAGAAGAACGGATTTTAGAATTTCGGAGCTCTCAAGGTTTTGGTTTCAGGGACATAAGAATTTTAGAATATTGTAAAGAATTTTACGCAGAATATGGTATTCCGATCGAATCGCTCTATTCGGGAAAATCTTTATTTGAAATTCAGACGAGGTGCGAATCCGGAGAACTCAAGGGTAAGGTTTTGTATCTTCATCAAGGTGGACTCTGGAATTTTTTGGATCTTTTTCTTCCTTCCCAAAAGAATCTCTAA
- a CDS encoding nuclear transport factor 2 family protein gives MTSYKKIIEIYLKLLSDFNLERKEYEAILHPEIEQIEYPNALTKSITVSRFEDLMRRMPAGKNLLKEQTFQIRQYLEKENTAVVEADWEATVRSDIGPFRENQNLKAYLCMIFEFKDEKIFRQKNYDCFEPFG, from the coding sequence ATGACATCCTACAAAAAAATCATAGAGATCTATCTCAAGCTCCTTTCCGACTTCAATCTGGAACGAAAAGAATATGAAGCGATCCTCCATCCGGAAATAGAACAAATTGAATATCCGAATGCGCTAACAAAATCAATCACCGTAAGCCGATTCGAAGACTTGATGAGGAGAATGCCGGCAGGAAAAAATTTACTCAAAGAACAAACCTTTCAAATCAGGCAATATCTGGAAAAAGAAAATACAGCAGTCGTAGAAGCGGATTGGGAAGCGACGGTTCGGTCCGATATAGGACCTTTCCGAGAAAACCAAAACTTAAAAGCGTATTTGTGTATGATCTTTGAATTTAAGGACGAAAAGATTTTCCGACAAAAAAATTACGATTGCTTCGAACCATTTGGATAA
- a CDS encoding succinate dehydrogenase/fumarate reductase iron-sulfur subunit, with the protein MDLKLKVWRQKSAEEKGKIVDYDAKDISPNMSFLEMLDVVNDELIVKGEEPIAFEHDCREGICGSCNLMINGQAHGPHQGVTTCQLHMRSFKDGDTVYVEPWRAKAFPVLKDLVVDRSAFDRIIQAGGFVSINTGGAPDANALPIPKVDADIAMDAATCIGCGACVASCKNASAMLFVSAKITHLGLLPQGKVEQKDRVKKMINAMDKEGFGNCTNQYECEAVCPKSIKRDFIRTMNKDFILS; encoded by the coding sequence ATGGATCTGAAACTCAAAGTCTGGAGACAAAAGAGCGCAGAAGAAAAGGGAAAGATCGTCGACTACGACGCAAAGGATATTTCTCCGAACATGTCTTTCTTGGAGATGTTGGACGTAGTCAACGATGAGCTCATCGTCAAAGGAGAAGAGCCGATAGCTTTCGAACACGATTGTAGAGAAGGAATCTGCGGTTCCTGTAACCTGATGATCAACGGGCAAGCGCACGGACCTCACCAGGGTGTGACCACTTGCCAGCTTCATATGCGGTCCTTCAAAGACGGAGATACCGTTTACGTGGAACCTTGGAGAGCGAAAGCTTTCCCTGTTCTAAAAGATCTCGTCGTGGATCGAAGTGCGTTTGATAGAATCATTCAGGCGGGCGGGTTCGTAAGCATCAACACCGGTGGCGCTCCGGATGCAAACGCATTACCGATTCCTAAAGTGGACGCAGATATCGCGATGGATGCGGCCACTTGTATCGGGTGCGGCGCTTGTGTCGCTTCTTGTAAGAATGCGAGTGCGATGCTTTTCGTCTCGGCAAAGATCACTCACCTCGGTCTGTTACCGCAAGGAAAGGTGGAACAAAAAGACCGAGTGAAGAAGATGATCAACGCGATGGACAAAGAAGGTTTTGGAAACTGCACAAACCAGTACGAGTGCGAGGCGGTTTGTCCAAAATCGATCAAGAGAGATTTTATCCGGACCATGAACAAGGATTTTATCCTTTCTTAA